The Alteripontixanthobacter sp. genome has a window encoding:
- a CDS encoding ribonuclease J encodes MKKDFTPQSELLFLALGGSGEIGMNVNLYGTDGKWLMVDLGMTFSGNEYPGVDLVFADLEFIEERADDLVGIVLTHGHEDHIGAVPYFAADLGVPLYATPFTAELVRRKLKEAGLEREVELNIVDDLEPFALGPFEVSYLPLAHSIAEGNALLIDTPHGRVFHTGDWKLDEEPIIGEPTTQEELTEIGDEGVDVLVCDSTNVFNPNPSGSEGAVYRGLLAEVQRHEGKRVMVTTFASNVARLHTLGEIALATGRQICVAGRSLDRIIEVSQDNGYLEDFPKPVDFDTAMGLPRGKVLIVATGGQGEPRAALSRVAEGNHPISLVSGDVVLFSSRQIPGNEVAIGRIQNKLAEQGIVMVTDRQSEIHVSGHPGRPELEALYEWLRPEILLPVHGEMRHMMEQARVGKESGIPHNIVQKNGDILRLAPGKPEKLAEIRAGRLVLDGDIIVPADGEAIGMRRRIAREGVVTVVLDADLAPTIDVVGLPLDEELAGFIQETKDKVSAAIAKLKGKDRRDIKAIHEAARLAARRTATSWSGKRPQVRVVFTGQ; translated from the coding sequence TTGAAAAAAGACTTTACCCCCCAATCCGAACTGCTGTTCCTGGCCCTCGGTGGCTCCGGCGAGATCGGCATGAACGTCAACCTGTATGGGACGGACGGCAAATGGCTGATGGTCGATCTGGGGATGACCTTTTCGGGCAATGAATATCCCGGCGTGGACCTGGTGTTCGCCGATCTCGAATTTATCGAGGAGCGGGCTGACGATCTGGTTGGCATCGTGCTGACCCATGGGCACGAGGATCATATCGGCGCGGTTCCATACTTCGCAGCCGATCTGGGCGTGCCGCTCTATGCCACGCCCTTCACCGCGGAACTGGTGCGGCGCAAGCTGAAGGAAGCCGGGCTGGAGCGCGAGGTCGAACTGAACATCGTCGATGATCTGGAGCCATTCGCGCTCGGCCCGTTCGAAGTGTCTTATCTGCCGCTGGCGCATTCGATTGCAGAGGGCAATGCGCTGCTTATCGATACGCCGCATGGCCGGGTATTCCACACCGGCGACTGGAAGCTGGACGAAGAACCGATCATCGGGGAGCCGACCACGCAGGAAGAGCTGACCGAGATCGGGGACGAGGGCGTGGACGTGCTCGTGTGCGATTCCACGAATGTCTTCAACCCGAACCCCAGCGGCAGCGAAGGCGCGGTCTATCGCGGCTTGCTGGCGGAAGTGCAGCGCCATGAAGGCAAACGCGTGATGGTGACCACCTTCGCCAGCAATGTCGCGCGGCTGCACACGCTGGGCGAGATCGCCTTGGCAACCGGACGGCAGATATGTGTCGCGGGCCGCTCGCTGGACCGGATTATTGAGGTTTCGCAGGATAACGGATACCTCGAGGATTTTCCCAAGCCGGTGGATTTCGACACCGCGATGGGCTTACCGCGTGGCAAGGTACTGATCGTGGCGACGGGCGGGCAGGGCGAACCGCGCGCTGCCCTGTCACGAGTGGCGGAGGGCAATCATCCGATCTCCCTGGTGTCGGGCGACGTCGTGCTGTTCTCCTCGCGCCAGATACCCGGCAACGAAGTCGCCATCGGCCGCATTCAGAACAAGTTGGCCGAGCAGGGCATCGTGATGGTGACCGACCGGCAGAGCGAAATTCACGTGTCCGGACACCCCGGTAGGCCAGAGCTGGAGGCGCTGTATGAATGGCTCCGGCCCGAAATCCTGCTGCCGGTGCATGGCGAGATGCGGCACATGATGGAACAGGCCCGGGTGGGCAAGGAAAGCGGCATTCCCCATAACATCGTGCAGAAAAACGGCGATATATTGCGCCTTGCGCCGGGCAAGCCGGAGAAGCTGGCCGAAATTCGCGCGGGCAGGTTAGTGCTGGACGGGGACATTATCGTTCCCGCCGACGGAGAGGCGATCGGCATGCGTCGGCGGATTGCGCGCGAAGGCGTGGTGACCGTCGTGCTCGATGCGGATCTTGCCCCCACTATAGATGTGGTCGGCCTGCCGCTGGATGAGGAGTTGGCGGGTTTTATCCAGGAAACGAAGGACAAGGTTTCGGCCGCCATTGCGAAGCTGAAAGGCAAGGATCGCCGTGATATCAAGGCAATTCACGAAGCCGCTCGTCTGGCCGCGCGCCGCACAGCCACATCGTGGAGCGGCAAGCGCCCGCAAGTGCGCGTCGTGTTCACCGGGCAATAG
- a CDS encoding type III pantothenate kinase: MLLAVDVGNTNVVFALVAVDGERPEILHRWRIASDPRRTGDEYAVWLLKLFEMEGIGREDVVQIIVGSVVPRSVHNLTVLCEKYFGRTPLIAGQGDAGWGFTIDVDDPRSLGADRALNALAAHAKHDGDLIVIDFGTATTFDAVDFSGAYKGGIIAPGINLSLDALVGNTAKLPRIAIAAPESRSVIGRNTEDQMLIGVFWGYVAMMEGLIARMRDEIGRPAKVVATGGLAILFDNHTDIFDFVDRDLTLEGLALLAMRATT, from the coding sequence ATGCTGCTCGCTGTAGATGTCGGCAACACGAACGTCGTTTTCGCGCTGGTGGCGGTTGATGGAGAGCGCCCCGAAATCCTGCATCGGTGGCGCATCGCCAGCGATCCCCGGCGAACGGGCGACGAATATGCCGTGTGGCTGCTGAAATTGTTCGAAATGGAAGGGATCGGGCGCGAGGATGTCGTGCAAATTATCGTTGGTTCCGTCGTGCCGCGATCGGTCCATAATCTGACCGTTCTGTGCGAGAAATATTTCGGCCGGACGCCGCTGATTGCCGGGCAGGGCGATGCCGGTTGGGGTTTCACCATCGATGTAGACGATCCACGCAGCCTTGGTGCCGACCGGGCGCTCAACGCGCTCGCCGCCCATGCGAAGCATGATGGCGACCTGATCGTGATCGATTTTGGCACCGCCACCACCTTCGATGCGGTCGATTTTTCCGGCGCATATAAGGGCGGCATCATCGCGCCGGGCATCAACCTCTCGCTCGACGCGCTGGTGGGCAACACCGCCAAGCTGCCACGCATAGCCATCGCCGCACCGGAAAGCCGCAGCGTGATAGGGCGGAACACCGAAGATCAGATGCTGATCGGCGTGTTCTGGGGCTATGTCGCCATGATGGAAGGGCTGATTGCCAGGATGCGCGATGAAATAGGTAGGCCGGCAAAGGTTGTAGCGACCGGCGGGCTCGCCATATTGTTCGATAACCACACTGACATTTTCGATTTTGTAGATCGGGATCTTACCCTGGAAGGATTGGCCTTGCTGGCCATGCGCGCAACCACTTGA
- a CDS encoding biotin--[acetyl-CoA-carboxylase] ligase, producing MIHTLAETGSTNADLLARLRSGDLVREGDWLVADRQVAGKGRQGRAWSDGAGNFMGSSVVHLNPRDPNPSSLALVAGLALYEATATLLQNPAAAQLKWPNDLLLNNAKAAGILLEREGQAVVIGIGVNLAQAPKLPDRPTVALSDLGPAPDRDIFADSLAAHFDAELERWRSYGLDPIIRRWCAAAHPAGTKLTVHEPGGNMVTGTFESLAQDGSLQLRLADGAVRAIHAGDVNLA from the coding sequence TTGATCCATACGCTCGCCGAAACCGGCTCCACCAATGCGGACTTGCTGGCGCGGCTGCGGTCGGGCGATCTGGTGCGCGAGGGCGACTGGCTCGTCGCCGACCGGCAAGTGGCGGGCAAGGGCAGGCAGGGCCGTGCGTGGAGCGACGGCGCGGGCAATTTCATGGGATCGAGCGTGGTCCATTTGAACCCGCGCGACCCCAACCCGTCTTCGCTGGCGCTGGTCGCCGGTCTGGCCCTATACGAGGCGACTGCGACCTTGCTGCAAAACCCCGCCGCAGCGCAGTTGAAATGGCCCAACGACCTGCTGCTGAACAATGCGAAGGCCGCCGGTATCCTGCTTGAGCGCGAAGGCCAGGCGGTGGTGATCGGCATAGGGGTTAACCTGGCGCAGGCACCCAAGCTGCCCGACAGGCCGACCGTCGCGCTGTCCGATCTCGGCCCGGCGCCCGACCGCGATATCTTTGCAGATTCGCTCGCGGCTCATTTCGATGCCGAGTTGGAACGCTGGCGCAGCTACGGCCTCGATCCGATCATTCGCCGGTGGTGCGCTGCTGCGCATCCGGCCGGCACGAAACTGACGGTCCATGAACCGGGCGGCAACATGGTTACCGGGACCTTCGAAAGCCTTGCGCAGGATGGCTCGCTGCAACTGCGCTTGGCGGACGGGGCCGTCCGTGCCATCCACGCGGGCGATGTCAACCTTGCCTGA
- the nuoN gene encoding NADH-quinone oxidoreductase subunit NuoN, with the protein MDFKASLLLVAPELVLSLTGLALLLAAAWLGDRSARWLSIASVAALVAGMFFVLPALTDGASGPDTAAFGGQFRADAFASFAKLLIYGAAIACLMIAPVFFERLKAMRAEYPVLVIFATLGMSIMVSAGDLMTLYIGLEMNSLAAYVLAAFLRNDTRSAEAGLKYFVLGGLASGILLYGMSLTYGFTGSTDFTVIRFALEGDLSTGALFGLIFVLAGLAFKISAVPFHMWTPDVYEGAPAPVTTFFATAPKVAAIALTMRVAFEAFGGQVFAWQQIVIFAALASILVGALGAIGQDNLKRLLAYSSINNVGFILIGLATGTLAGASAMLVYLAIYVAMTLGSFVAVLMLRDSDGNALEGIADIAGLSATKPILALCLAAMMLSLAGIPPLFGFWGKFVVFQAAVEADMILLAAIGIAASVIGAFYYIKIVKIMYFDDPAHRVKGDSDWAHWAILGIATLFVSPLGYLATVWLGNQADTAAAALFLAA; encoded by the coding sequence ATGGATTTCAAGGCTTCCCTGCTGCTGGTCGCGCCGGAACTGGTGCTGAGCCTGACCGGGCTGGCGCTGTTGCTGGCAGCTGCCTGGTTGGGCGACCGTTCCGCACGCTGGCTGAGCATCGCTTCCGTTGCCGCGCTGGTGGCGGGCATGTTCTTCGTGCTTCCCGCGCTGACCGATGGCGCATCGGGGCCCGACACGGCGGCCTTTGGCGGCCAGTTCCGCGCCGATGCCTTTGCCAGCTTCGCCAAGCTGCTGATCTATGGGGCGGCGATTGCGTGCCTGATGATCGCACCGGTATTTTTCGAGCGTTTGAAGGCCATGCGCGCGGAATATCCGGTGCTGGTTATCTTCGCGACGCTGGGCATGAGCATCATGGTCTCGGCCGGCGATCTGATGACGCTGTATATCGGGCTGGAGATGAACTCGCTCGCCGCCTATGTGCTGGCTGCCTTCCTGCGCAACGATACACGCAGTGCTGAGGCCGGGCTGAAATATTTCGTGCTTGGCGGATTGGCCAGCGGCATCCTGCTTTACGGGATGAGTCTGACTTACGGCTTTACCGGGAGCACCGATTTCACCGTCATCCGTTTTGCCCTGGAGGGCGATCTGTCCACCGGCGCGCTGTTCGGGCTGATTTTCGTATTGGCGGGACTGGCCTTCAAGATCTCGGCCGTGCCGTTCCACATGTGGACGCCGGATGTGTATGAAGGCGCGCCTGCACCCGTAACGACCTTCTTCGCCACCGCGCCCAAGGTCGCCGCGATTGCGCTGACCATGCGGGTCGCTTTCGAGGCGTTTGGTGGGCAAGTGTTCGCCTGGCAGCAAATTGTCATTTTTGCTGCACTCGCCAGCATCTTGGTCGGTGCGCTGGGCGCGATCGGGCAGGACAATCTCAAGCGGCTGCTGGCCTACAGCTCGATCAACAATGTCGGCTTCATCCTGATCGGCCTAGCCACGGGCACCCTTGCCGGGGCGAGCGCGATGTTGGTCTATCTCGCGATCTATGTCGCAATGACGCTCGGCAGCTTCGTCGCGGTTCTGATGCTGCGCGACAGCGATGGCAACGCGCTGGAAGGGATCGCCGACATTGCAGGCCTGTCTGCGACCAAGCCGATCCTTGCGCTGTGCCTTGCCGCGATGATGCTGAGCCTGGCGGGAATCCCCCCATTGTTCGGTTTCTGGGGCAAGTTCGTAGTATTCCAGGCCGCGGTGGAGGCGGATATGATCCTGCTTGCCGCCATCGGCATCGCAGCCAGCGTGATCGGCGCGTTCTACTACATCAAGATCGTCAAAATCATGTATTTCGACGATCCGGCACACCGGGTGAAGGGCGATAGCGACTGGGCGCACTGGGCGATCCTCGGCATCGCCACCCTGTTCGTCTCCCCGCTCGGTTATCTGGCGACGGTGTGGCTGGGCAACCAGGCCGATACGGCAGCCGCCGCGCTGTTCCTTGCCGCTTGA
- a CDS encoding NADH-quinone oxidoreductase subunit M yields MDFPILSIMLLVPLLAAIACLFVGAGAARNIALVATLIDLALGILLWMNYDIGGAQWQFTENAPLFAGFSYALGIDGIALMLIVLSVFLMPLCILASWEAIQTRVGEYMASFLIMELLMIGVFAAQDIFLFYIFFEAGLIPMYLIIGVWGGDNRIYAAYKFFLYTLLGSVLMLIAMLWMVNVAGTSDIPTLMAYDFDSGAQTWLWLAFFASFAVKMPMWPVHTWLPDAHVQAPTAGSVILAGVLLKMGGYGFIRFSLPMFPEASAQFMWLIFAFSMIAVVYTSLVALVQSDMKKLIAYSSVAHMAIVTAGLFAFNVQGLEGAMVMMLSHGLVSGALFLCVGVIYDRLHTREIARYGGLAINMPRYALFFLLFTMASIGLPGTSGFVAEFLSLAGTYKVSSTLTLVLTTGIILGAAYMLYLYRRVVFGAQKNADAAAMSDLNLREWVILAPVAAGVLWMGIYPESFLAPMRADIAALEARVARAAPAGDAQPRPGEPRERAANYVEYQEGAH; encoded by the coding sequence ATGGATTTCCCGATCCTCTCCATAATGCTGCTGGTGCCCCTGCTGGCGGCGATCGCATGTCTGTTCGTCGGCGCTGGTGCGGCGCGCAATATCGCGCTGGTCGCAACGCTGATCGACCTGGCGCTCGGCATCCTGCTGTGGATGAATTACGATATCGGCGGGGCGCAGTGGCAATTTACCGAGAATGCGCCGCTATTTGCAGGCTTTTCCTACGCTTTGGGGATCGACGGTATCGCCCTGATGCTGATCGTGCTCAGCGTATTCCTGATGCCGCTATGTATCCTGGCTAGTTGGGAAGCGATTCAGACTCGGGTCGGAGAATACATGGCCTCGTTCCTGATTATGGAACTGTTGATGATCGGCGTGTTCGCCGCGCAGGATATCTTCCTGTTCTACATCTTCTTCGAAGCCGGCCTGATCCCGATGTACCTGATTATCGGCGTGTGGGGCGGCGATAACCGGATTTATGCTGCCTACAAGTTCTTCCTCTACACGCTGCTCGGCTCGGTCCTGATGCTGATCGCCATGCTGTGGATGGTGAACGTAGCGGGGACGAGCGACATTCCCACGCTGATGGCGTATGATTTCGATTCGGGTGCGCAGACCTGGCTGTGGCTTGCATTCTTTGCCAGTTTCGCGGTGAAGATGCCGATGTGGCCCGTGCACACCTGGCTACCCGATGCGCACGTCCAGGCACCCACTGCAGGCTCGGTAATTCTGGCGGGCGTGCTGCTGAAAATGGGCGGTTACGGCTTCATTCGCTTCAGCCTGCCGATGTTCCCCGAGGCGAGCGCACAGTTCATGTGGCTGATTTTTGCCTTCAGCATGATCGCGGTGGTCTACACCTCGCTCGTCGCGCTGGTCCAGTCGGACATGAAGAAGCTGATCGCCTACAGCTCGGTCGCGCATATGGCGATCGTCACCGCAGGCCTGTTCGCGTTCAACGTGCAGGGGCTCGAAGGGGCGATGGTGATGATGCTGTCGCACGGTCTGGTTTCGGGCGCATTGTTCCTGTGCGTCGGCGTGATCTACGACCGGCTACATACGCGCGAGATCGCCCGCTATGGCGGCCTTGCCATCAACATGCCCAGATATGCGCTGTTCTTCCTGCTGTTCACCATGGCGAGCATCGGCCTGCCCGGGACGAGCGGCTTTGTGGCCGAGTTCCTTTCGCTGGCCGGAACCTACAAGGTTTCCAGCACGCTGACGCTGGTGCTGACCACCGGCATTATCCTGGGCGCAGCCTATATGCTGTATCTCTACCGCCGGGTCGTGTTCGGCGCGCAGAAGAATGCCGATGCGGCGGCGATGTCCGATCTCAACCTGCGTGAATGGGTGATCCTGGCCCCGGTGGCGGCCGGTGTGCTGTGGATGGGCATCTATCCCGAAAGCTTCCTGGCCCCGATGCGCGCCGATATCGCTGCGCTGGAGGCGCGGGTTGCCCGCGCCGCACCGGCGGGTGACGCGCAGCCAAGGCCCGGCGAACCGCGTGAGCGGGCCGCAAATTATGTCGAATATCAAGAGGGTGCCCACTGA
- the nuoL gene encoding NADH-quinone oxidoreductase subunit L yields MSTQILIIVFAPLLAAIIAGLGNRALGNTAAKAITTGGLFLSAILSWPIFLGFLSGEASATVVPVLQWVQSGDLTFDWALRVDTLTAVMLVVINTVSALVHLYSWGYMEEDPDQPRFFAYLSLFTFAMLMLVTANNLVQMFFGWEGVGLASYLLIGFWFRKPSANAAAIKAFVVNRVGDLGFMLGIFGTYLVFGTTSIPEILEAAPAMSGATIGFLGLRVQTMDVLCILLFIGAMGKSAQLGLHTWLPDAMEGPTPVSALIHAATMVTAGVFMVCRLSPMFETAPVALGMVTFVGAATCLFAATIGTTQWDIKRVIAYSTCSQLGYMFFAAGVGAYGPAMFHLFTHAFFKALLFLGAGSVIHAMHHEQDMRYYGNLRKEIPLTFWAMMAGTLAITGVGVLGVFGFAGFYSKDAILEAAFARGTDLSMFAFWMGAIAALLTSFYSWRLMFLTFWGKPRWIESEHIRHAVAHGHDEPDEANPARQEDSGHDVQHAVPSADERSGTGGYHPHESPWTMLAPLAILSLGAIFAGYFFKYPFIDGGSNGVDPAGFWGASIYFNENLIHTLHDVPLWVKLTATVAMLAGLFFAWLAYIRRPSLPEQTAEQLGPVYRLFYNKWYFDELYNFLFVRPAFWIGRKLWKWGDVGTIDRFGPDGAAWLVSKGSVAAKRLQSGYLNTYALIMLLGVVAAVTWVLL; encoded by the coding sequence GTGTCCACTCAAATTCTGATCATCGTCTTCGCGCCCCTGCTGGCTGCGATCATTGCCGGGCTCGGCAACCGCGCGCTGGGTAACACGGCGGCGAAGGCGATCACGACGGGCGGACTGTTCCTGTCCGCAATCCTCAGCTGGCCGATCTTCCTCGGCTTCTTGTCGGGAGAAGCCAGCGCAACCGTCGTTCCGGTGCTGCAATGGGTGCAATCGGGTGATCTGACCTTCGATTGGGCGCTGCGCGTCGATACGCTGACTGCGGTGATGCTGGTGGTGATCAACACCGTTTCCGCGCTCGTCCACCTGTATAGCTGGGGCTATATGGAGGAGGACCCGGATCAGCCGCGCTTCTTCGCCTATCTCAGCCTGTTCACCTTCGCCATGCTGATGCTGGTTACCGCGAATAATCTGGTGCAGATGTTCTTCGGTTGGGAAGGCGTCGGGCTCGCAAGTTACCTGTTGATCGGTTTCTGGTTCCGCAAGCCCAGCGCCAACGCTGCCGCGATCAAGGCGTTCGTGGTCAACCGCGTGGGCGATCTGGGCTTTATGCTGGGTATTTTCGGGACCTATCTGGTGTTCGGAACGACCTCGATCCCCGAAATCCTGGAGGCGGCGCCCGCAATGTCCGGCGCAACCATCGGGTTCCTTGGCCTGCGCGTCCAGACGATGGACGTGCTGTGCATCCTGTTGTTCATCGGCGCGATGGGCAAATCGGCGCAGCTGGGCCTGCACACATGGCTTCCCGATGCGATGGAGGGGCCGACGCCGGTCTCCGCGCTTATCCACGCCGCTACGATGGTTACCGCCGGTGTATTCATGGTGTGCCGCCTGTCGCCGATGTTCGAAACCGCTCCGGTGGCGCTGGGGATGGTGACCTTTGTCGGCGCTGCCACCTGCCTGTTCGCCGCCACGATCGGGACCACCCAGTGGGACATCAAGCGGGTGATCGCCTATTCCACCTGTTCCCAGCTGGGTTACATGTTCTTTGCTGCCGGTGTCGGAGCATACGGCCCGGCGATGTTCCATCTGTTCACTCATGCCTTTTTCAAGGCGTTGCTGTTCCTTGGCGCGGGCAGCGTGATCCATGCGATGCATCACGAACAGGACATGCGCTATTACGGCAATCTGCGGAAGGAGATCCCGCTAACCTTCTGGGCGATGATGGCCGGAACGCTGGCGATCACCGGGGTAGGCGTGCTGGGCGTGTTCGGCTTTGCCGGCTTCTATTCCAAGGACGCGATCCTGGAAGCGGCATTCGCGCGCGGAACCGACCTGTCGATGTTCGCATTCTGGATGGGCGCCATCGCGGCGCTTCTGACGAGCTTCTATAGCTGGCGCCTGATGTTCCTGACCTTCTGGGGCAAGCCGCGCTGGATCGAAAGCGAACATATCCGCCATGCGGTGGCGCATGGGCATGACGAACCGGACGAAGCCAACCCGGCGCGGCAGGAAGATAGCGGCCACGATGTGCAGCATGCGGTTCCATCGGCCGACGAACGCTCGGGCACCGGGGGGTATCACCCGCATGAAAGCCCCTGGACGATGCTTGCCCCGCTGGCGATCCTGTCCCTCGGTGCGATCTTTGCCGGTTATTTCTTCAAATATCCGTTTATCGATGGTGGTAGCAACGGGGTCGATCCCGCGGGCTTCTGGGGCGCATCGATCTATTTCAACGAAAATTTGATCCACACGCTCCATGACGTGCCGCTTTGGGTGAAGCTGACCGCTACCGTCGCAATGCTGGCGGGGCTGTTCTTCGCCTGGCTGGCCTATATCCGCCGCCCTTCGCTGCCCGAACAGACCGCAGAGCAGCTTGGCCCGGTATATCGGCTGTTCTACAACAAGTGGTATTTCGACGAGCTCTACAATTTCCTGTTCGTGCGCCCGGCCTTCTGGATCGGCCGCAAGCTTTGGAAATGGGGGGATGTCGGCACGATCGACCGGTTCGGACCCGATGGCGCGGCATGGCTCGTCTCCAAGGGTAGCGTCGCGGCCAAGCGGCTGCAGTCCGGTTACCTCAACACTTATGCGCTGATCATGCTGCTTGGCGTTGTCGCGGCAGTTACCTGGGTGCTTCTGTAA
- the nuoK gene encoding NADH-quinone oxidoreductase subunit NuoK: MIGIEHYIVVGAILFVLGVLGIFLNRKNVIVILMAIELILLAVNINLVAFSAFLGDLTGQIFAMFVLTVAAAEAAIGLAILVIYFRGRGTIAVDDVNRMKG; the protein is encoded by the coding sequence GTGATCGGTATCGAACATTATATCGTCGTGGGCGCCATCCTGTTCGTGCTGGGCGTGCTGGGGATATTCCTCAACCGCAAGAACGTGATCGTCATCCTGATGGCGATCGAGCTGATCCTCCTTGCCGTGAATATCAACCTGGTCGCCTTCAGCGCCTTCCTTGGCGATCTGACCGGGCAGATATTCGCCATGTTCGTGCTGACCGTGGCGGCGGCCGAAGCTGCCATCGGGCTGGCGATCCTGGTGATCTATTTCCGAGGACGCGGCACGATCGCCGTGGACGACGTCAACCGGATGAAGGGCTGA
- a CDS encoding NADH-quinone oxidoreductase subunit J — MIQTIAFYLFAALVVGSAVLVITARNPVHSVLWLILAFFNAAGLMVLVGAEFIAMLLVVVYVGAVAVLFLFVVMMLDIDFAEMRAGFVRNFPLGLAIALVLLAELVLGIGAYRSGAMELGEPAEAATIAGSNIEGIGALLYSEYLFLFESAGIILLVAMVGAIVLTHRESPAGARGHQDIGKQNARRPEDATVMRQPEIGQGVEL; from the coding sequence ATGATCCAGACCATCGCCTTTTACCTGTTCGCCGCGCTCGTCGTGGGCAGCGCCGTGCTCGTGATCACGGCGCGCAATCCCGTGCATAGCGTGCTGTGGCTGATCCTCGCCTTCTTCAACGCCGCCGGGCTGATGGTGCTGGTGGGGGCGGAGTTTATCGCGATGCTGCTGGTGGTCGTCTATGTCGGCGCGGTGGCGGTGTTGTTCCTGTTCGTGGTGATGATGCTGGACATCGATTTTGCGGAAATGCGTGCGGGCTTCGTCCGCAACTTCCCGCTCGGCCTGGCGATTGCGCTGGTGCTGCTGGCGGAGCTGGTACTGGGCATCGGCGCATATCGGTCAGGGGCGATGGAACTGGGCGAGCCTGCCGAAGCTGCGACCATTGCGGGCAGCAACATCGAAGGCATCGGCGCGCTGCTTTATTCCGAATATCTGTTCCTGTTCGAAAGCGCAGGGATCATCCTGCTGGTGGCGATGGTCGGTGCGATTGTGCTGACTCACCGCGAGAGCCCTGCCGGCGCACGTGGTCATCAGGACATCGGCAAGCAGAACGCCCGCCGCCCCGAAGATGCCACCGTCATGCGGCAACCGGAAATCGGACAGGGGGTCGAGCTGTGA
- the nuoI gene encoding NADH-quinone oxidoreductase subunit NuoI, which produces MASVTHLIKSFTLWEFLKAHALTLKYFFKPKVTINYPHEKNPLSPRFRGEHALRRYPNGEERCIACKLCEAVCPAQAITIDAEPREDGSRRTTRYDIDMTKCIYCGFCQEACPVDAIVEGPNFEYATETREELLYDKAKLLANGDKWERALAANLEADAPYR; this is translated from the coding sequence ATGGCCTCAGTCACACACCTCATCAAATCCTTCACCCTGTGGGAATTCCTCAAGGCGCATGCGCTGACCTTGAAGTATTTCTTCAAGCCCAAGGTGACGATCAACTATCCGCATGAGAAGAACCCGCTTTCCCCGCGCTTTCGCGGCGAACACGCTTTGCGGCGCTATCCCAATGGGGAAGAGCGCTGCATCGCGTGTAAACTGTGCGAGGCGGTGTGTCCGGCGCAGGCGATCACGATCGATGCCGAACCGCGCGAGGATGGCAGCCGCCGCACGACGCGCTACGATATCGACATGACGAAATGCATCTATTGCGGGTTCTGCCAGGAGGCCTGCCCGGTGGATGCCATCGTCGAGGGGCCGAATTTCGAATACGCAACCGAAACGCGCGAGGAACTGCTCTACGACAAGGCGAAATTGTTGGCGAACGGGGACAAGTGGGAGCGGGCATTGGCCGCAAACCTTGAAGCCGACGCGCCCTATCGCTAA
- the nuoH gene encoding NADH-quinone oxidoreductase subunit NuoH: MTDFFQSLGMSYEWAWTAATVSGVLLIALPLMLAVAMIIYVDRKVWAAINLRRGPNVVGPFGLLQSFADGLKVFLQETIIPSAANKGIFLLAPIVTFTVALAAWAVIPFDAGVVLADINVGLLYILAISSLSVYGVVMSGWASNSKYPFFSAMRAAAQMISYEVSIGFILVCVVLWAGTFNLSEIVEAQRGHGLGVVNGYVFNLLLFPMWVMFFISSLAETQRVPFDLTEAESELVAGYQTEYSSMSFALFWLGEYANILLMCSLNTLLFFGGWLPPIDWAPLYWVPGIVWFLLKTFFFFFMFSWVMATVPRYRYDQLMRLGWKVFLPLSLLFVVIISGYLMATGHYGAT, from the coding sequence GTGACTGATTTCTTCCAATCTCTCGGCATGAGCTACGAATGGGCGTGGACTGCCGCGACCGTTTCGGGTGTGTTGCTGATCGCCCTGCCGCTGATGTTGGCGGTCGCGATGATCATCTATGTCGATCGCAAGGTGTGGGCGGCGATCAACCTTCGGCGCGGGCCGAATGTGGTCGGGCCGTTTGGGCTGCTGCAGTCGTTCGCCGACGGGCTGAAGGTGTTCCTGCAGGAAACCATCATTCCCAGCGCGGCGAACAAGGGCATTTTCCTGCTCGCGCCGATCGTCACCTTTACTGTTGCGCTGGCGGCGTGGGCGGTGATTCCGTTCGATGCGGGCGTGGTGCTGGCCGATATCAATGTCGGGTTGCTCTACATTCTCGCGATCAGCTCGCTGTCGGTTTACGGCGTGGTGATGAGCGGGTGGGCGTCGAACTCGAAATACCCGTTCTTCTCAGCGATGCGCGCTGCCGCGCAGATGATCTCCTACGAAGTCTCGATCGGGTTCATCTTGGTGTGCGTGGTGCTTTGGGCGGGGACGTTTAACCTGAGCGAGATTGTCGAAGCGCAGCGCGGCCACGGATTGGGCGTGGTGAACGGCTATGTGTTCAACCTGCTGCTGTTCCCGATGTGGGTGATGTTTTTCATCTCCAGCCTCGCCGAAACGCAGCGCGTGCCGTTCGATCTGACCGAAGCGGAGAGCGAATTGGTTGCCGGTTACCAGACCGAGTATTCGTCGATGAGCTTCGCGTTGTTCTGGCTCGGCGAATATGCCAACATCCTGCTGATGTGCAGCCTCAATACGCTGCTGTTCTTCGGCGGGTGGCTGCCTCCGATCGATTGGGCGCCGCTCTACTGGGTGCCGGGGATCGTGTGGTTCCTGCTCAAGACGTTCTTCTTCTTCTTCATGTTCAGTTGGGTGATGGCGACGGTGCCGCGCTACCGCTACGACCAGCTGATGCGGCTGGGCTGGAAGGTGTTCCTGCCGCTGAGCTTGTTGTTTGTCGTTATTATCTCCGGTTACCTGATGGCGACCGGCCATTATGGAGCCACCTAA